One Campylobacter sputorum subsp. sputorum DNA segment encodes these proteins:
- a CDS encoding peroxiredoxin has product MLVTNKAPDFTAPAVLGDNQIVEDFNLYKNIGKNGAVVFFYPKDFTFVCPSEIIAFDNRFKEFQDRGISLIGVSCDNEYTHFAWKNTPRDNGGIGNIQFPLVADLKKEIARGFDVLFDDAVALRGSFLLDKDGTVRHAVINDMPLGRNIDEMIRMVDTMLFTNEHGEVCPAGWHKDDAGMKASTQGVAEYLSKNASKL; this is encoded by the coding sequence ATGTTAGTAACAAATAAAGCACCTGATTTTACAGCACCAGCTGTTCTTGGAGACAATCAAATAGTTGAAGATTTTAATCTTTATAAAAATATAGGAAAAAACGGAGCCGTAGTATTTTTTTATCCAAAAGATTTTACATTTGTTTGCCCAAGTGAGATTATAGCTTTTGATAACAGATTTAAAGAATTTCAAGATAGAGGTATAAGTCTTATAGGCGTAAGTTGCGATAACGAATACACTCACTTTGCTTGGAAAAACACTCCAAGAGATAATGGTGGTATAGGAAATATCCAGTTTCCATTAGTAGCTGATCTTAAAAAAGAGATAGCAAGAGGTTTTGATGTACTTTTTGATGATGCAGTTGCACTTCGCGGCTCATTTTTATTAGACAAAGACGGAACAGTTCGTCATGCAGTTATAAATGATATGCCTCTTGGAAGAAACATTGATGAAATGATAAGAATGGTAGATACAATGTTATTTACAAACGAACATGGTGAAGTTTGCCCTGCTGGATGGCACAAAGACGACGCTGGAATGAAAGCCTCAACTCAGGGCGTAGCAGAATACCTTTCTAAAAACGCTTCAAAATTATAA
- the serA gene encoding phosphoglycerate dehydrogenase, translated as MMKTVVVCDAIHQKGFELLEKEDDIKVIDATNLAKDELLKVIVNADVAITRSPTEIGSKFLDAGKNLTAIVRAGVGVDNVDIENASKKGIIIMNVPTANTIAAVEMTMCHILNCARKFINSSNDLKINRNWKREKWYGVELFGKTLGIIGFGNIGSRVAQRAMAFGMNIIAYDPYIDPTKVTSMGGVYAENLDDILKNSDFITIHTPKTNETIDIISQKDLDKLKDGVRLINCARGGLYNEAMLVKGLKSGKIASLGIDVLEKEPATNHELLEFENVGVTPHLGANTYESQEKIAIAAAEQAISAIRGISYPNALNLPIRKDSIPEFVVPYIELISKMAYFGAQISNGSIREIHLKTEGDIGSYAESMLIFAIVGAMKHILGDHINYVNAKFVAEEKDIKTSVATLEEKDYRNKATISLITQSGITEISGTVFSQTEQRIVSINGFKTDFKPKGKMIVFKNRDVPGVIMSVASILKDANINIADFRLGRGEEGYALAVILLDENISKDIIAKISNLSNCVWAHYAVL; from the coding sequence ATTATGAAAACAGTGGTTGTGTGTGACGCTATTCATCAAAAAGGTTTTGAGCTTCTAGAAAAAGAAGATGATATAAAAGTTATAGATGCTACAAATTTAGCAAAAGACGAACTTTTAAAAGTTATAGTTAATGCAGATGTTGCTATAACAAGAAGCCCAACTGAAATTGGTAGTAAATTTTTAGATGCTGGTAAAAATTTAACTGCGATAGTAAGAGCTGGAGTTGGTGTTGATAATGTTGATATAGAAAATGCTTCTAAAAAAGGTATCATCATAATGAATGTTCCAACAGCAAATACTATAGCAGCTGTTGAGATGACTATGTGTCATATATTAAACTGTGCTAGAAAATTTATAAACTCAAGCAATGATCTTAAGATAAATAGAAACTGGAAACGCGAAAAATGGTATGGAGTAGAGCTTTTTGGAAAAACTCTTGGTATAATTGGATTTGGCAATATCGGATCAAGAGTAGCACAAAGAGCAATGGCTTTTGGTATGAATATTATTGCTTATGATCCATACATAGATCCTACAAAAGTTACAAGTATGGGCGGAGTTTATGCTGAAAATTTAGATGATATACTAAAAAATTCAGATTTTATAACTATACATACACCAAAAACGAATGAGACTATAGATATAATTTCGCAAAAAGATTTAGATAAATTAAAAGATGGAGTTAGATTAATTAATTGTGCTAGAGGCGGTCTTTATAATGAGGCAATGCTTGTAAAAGGCTTAAAGAGTGGTAAAATAGCATCTCTTGGTATAGATGTGCTTGAAAAAGAACCAGCAACAAATCACGAATTATTGGAATTTGAAAATGTTGGAGTAACGCCACATCTTGGGGCAAATACATATGAATCTCAAGAAAAAATTGCTATTGCAGCAGCAGAGCAGGCCATAAGTGCAATAAGAGGTATTAGTTATCCAAATGCACTGAATTTACCTATAAGAAAAGATAGTATTCCTGAATTTGTCGTGCCTTATATAGAACTTATTTCAAAAATGGCTTATTTTGGTGCACAGATATCAAACGGATCTATAAGAGAGATTCATCTTAAAACAGAAGGTGATATTGGAAGTTATGCTGAGTCAATGTTGATTTTTGCTATAGTTGGTGCAATGAAACATATTTTAGGAGATCATATCAACTATGTAAATGCCAAATTTGTTGCAGAAGAAAAAGATATAAAAACATCTGTTGCGACTTTAGAAGAAAAAGATTATAGAAATAAAGCAACTATTTCTTTGATTACACAAAGTGGAATTACTGAAATTTCTGGAACGGTATTCTCACAAACAGAACAAAGAATTGTTAGCATTAATGGCTTTAAAACAGACTTTAAGCCAAAAGGCAAAATGATAGTATTTAAAAATAGAGATGTCCCTGGAGTTATCATGTCTGTGGCTTCTATATTAAAAGATGCTAATATAAATATAGCGGATTTTAGACTTGGAAGAGGCGAAGAAGGATATGCTCTTGCTGTTATATTATTGGATGAAAATATAAGCAAAGATATTATCGCTAAAATAAGCAATTTATCAAATTGTGTTTGGGCACATTATGCTGTTTTATAA
- the pheS gene encoding phenylalanine--tRNA ligase subunit alpha, producing MKDIENSIKNSKNLSELEEIRVNLFGKKGIITQGFAKLKELDGEEKKTFAANLNAQRDSLSELLNLKKLEFEQEELNVKMKKEAYDITLFNELSSSGALHPITITMNKIIDYFVSQNFSVEEGPLIEDDFHNFEALNLPKYHPARDMQDTFYFDNGSLLRTHTSPVQIRTMQNQKPPIRMIAPGSVFRRDLDLTHTPMFHQVEGLVVENGNSVSFANLKYMLEDFLIHMFGDVKVRFRPSFFPFTEPSTEVDISCIFCGGKGCRVCSNSGWLEVLGSGIVDPNVFEFVGYKDVSGYAFGLGVERFAMLLHQVPDLRSMFEGDLRLLEQFRW from the coding sequence TTGAAAGATATTGAAAATAGCATAAAAAATAGCAAAAATCTAAGTGAGCTAGAAGAAATAAGAGTCAATCTTTTTGGTAAAAAAGGCATTATAACTCAAGGATTTGCTAAATTAAAAGAGTTAGATGGAGAAGAAAAAAAGACCTTTGCTGCTAATTTAAATGCACAAAGAGACTCTCTTAGTGAGCTTTTAAATTTAAAAAAATTAGAGTTTGAACAAGAAGAGCTTAATGTAAAAATGAAAAAAGAAGCTTATGATATAACTCTTTTTAATGAGCTTTCAAGTAGTGGTGCATTACATCCGATAACAATTACTATGAATAAAATCATTGATTATTTTGTTTCGCAAAATTTTTCCGTAGAAGAAGGACCGCTAATAGAAGATGATTTTCATAACTTTGAAGCGTTAAATTTACCAAAATATCATCCAGCTAGAGATATGCAAGATACATTTTATTTTGATAATGGTAGTTTGCTTAGAACTCACACTAGCCCCGTTCAAATAAGAACTATGCAAAATCAAAAACCACCTATTAGAATGATAGCACCTGGGTCAGTTTTTAGGCGTGATTTGGATTTAACTCATACGCCTATGTTTCATCAGGTTGAAGGACTTGTGGTTGAAAATGGAAACAGCGTAAGTTTCGCAAATTTAAAATATATGTTAGAAGATTTTTTGATTCATATGTTTGGAGATGTTAAAGTAAGATTTCGTCCAAGCTTTTTTCCTTTTACAGAACCTTCAACAGAAGTTGATATAAGCTGTATTTTCTGTGGCGGAAAAGGCTGTAGAGTATGTTCAAATAGTGGTTGGTTGGAAGTTTTGGGAAGCGGCATAGTTGATCCTAATGTTTTTGAATTTGTTGGATATAAAGATGTAAGTGGATATGCTTTTGGACTTGGAGTTGAGAGATTTGCAATGCTTTTACATCAAGTTCCTGATTTAAGAAGTATGTTTGAGGGAGATTTAAGACTTTTGGAGCAGTTTAGATGGTAG
- the pheT gene encoding phenylalanine--tRNA ligase subunit beta produces MVVTRNWLNEWIDISGVSNELLLKTLNSIGLEVDSFKEVRIPSNIVVGYVKSRSKHENSDHLNVCEVDVGKEILTIVCGASNVEPGQFVPVAMVGAIMPNKMEIKKAKLRGVESMGMICSSTELGMPKINDGIMPLDASIGELKLGEELKNYPLLNDDIIEIDLTANRGDCLSIYGVARDLSAALDIALKEVELYEDGENLLGIGRILSIKTDEKPISNFQYKAIKLNGDIEEKLLLKLRLAYIGMQKTDIIQKIISYATHTTGVLFRAYDFDKIANGREKISLDIIKDSTTASVVKAENEKLSIAGIYQNDIAMPDENSKVIIIEANYTDPNLISRIVYENKNIKSDEHLYRSSRGSEPDLEFGFGYLFKCFNKFDFISIYAGSQYINNEISQKMVTINITEQSSMIGIQIEKNEALKILKKLGFDVSSSAEQKFLNVKIPSFRHDIDNSHDICEEIVRILGVDNIVSKPLEFKEKNRLNSVFYNYANIKSIKNRAVDNGFFECMHYVFDNKEELLKLGFKECKLKLTNPINNELNMLRPTLINHLLNSASRNIKNQKKSVRLFELGEVFDENANQNLSLAFLISGLNSEPSLLNGPKGEDISFLRFATKVQNCIGNIEIKVSDDLVFLNKFEQGKIYQKGIQIGYIGRLDLAIEQKMDLPKTYICEIEFNKLKFEKIIAKEYSKMPSISRDLSLVVPNSMRYEDIKNCISSLTIQDLKEFMPIDIYKDKNLNDSFSLSIKFVFQNIENTLKDDEIADKMQVILDSLKDKLNLEIR; encoded by the coding sequence ATGGTAGTTACTAGAAATTGGTTAAATGAATGGATAGATATAAGCGGTGTTAGTAATGAGTTATTATTAAAAACTCTAAATTCTATCGGACTAGAAGTTGATAGTTTTAAAGAAGTTAGAATACCTTCAAATATAGTTGTCGGATATGTAAAAAGTCGCTCAAAGCATGAAAATTCAGATCATTTAAATGTATGTGAAGTTGATGTTGGAAAAGAAATTTTAACCATAGTTTGTGGTGCTAGCAATGTTGAACCGGGTCAGTTTGTGCCAGTTGCAATGGTGGGGGCTATTATGCCAAATAAAATGGAGATTAAAAAGGCTAAATTAAGAGGTGTTGAAAGCATGGGAATGATATGCTCATCAACAGAACTTGGAATGCCCAAGATAAATGATGGAATAATGCCGCTTGATGCAAGTATTGGCGAATTAAAACTCGGAGAAGAACTTAAAAATTATCCGCTTTTAAATGATGATATTATAGAGATAGATTTAACTGCAAATAGGGGAGATTGTTTAAGTATTTATGGTGTTGCTAGAGATTTATCTGCTGCACTAGATATAGCATTAAAAGAAGTTGAACTATATGAAGATGGTGAGAATTTGCTTGGAATTGGTAGAATTTTAAGTATAAAAACTGATGAAAAGCCTATTTCAAATTTTCAATACAAAGCTATAAAATTAAACGGAGATATAGAAGAGAAATTATTACTAAAATTAAGACTTGCTTATATAGGTATGCAAAAAACAGATATAATACAAAAAATTATATCATATGCCACACATACAACTGGAGTTTTGTTTAGAGCTTATGATTTTGATAAGATAGCAAATGGTAGAGAAAAAATTTCTTTAGATATAATAAAAGATAGCACGACAGCTAGTGTTGTAAAAGCTGAAAATGAAAAACTTAGCATAGCTGGAATTTATCAAAATGATATTGCTATGCCTGATGAAAATAGCAAAGTTATCATTATAGAGGCAAATTATACTGATCCAAATTTGATATCTAGGATTGTTTATGAAAATAAAAATATAAAAAGCGATGAGCATCTTTATAGATCTAGCAGAGGAAGCGAGCCTGACTTAGAGTTTGGATTTGGATATCTTTTTAAATGTTTTAATAAATTTGATTTTATATCTATTTATGCTGGTTCGCAGTATATAAATAATGAAATTTCTCAAAAAATGGTTACTATAAATATAACCGAACAAAGCAGTATGATTGGCATACAGATAGAAAAAAATGAGGCTTTAAAAATATTAAAAAAATTAGGCTTTGATGTAAGTTCTAGTGCCGAGCAGAAATTTTTAAATGTAAAAATTCCTAGTTTTAGGCACGATATAGATAATTCTCATGATATTTGTGAGGAAATAGTAAGAATTCTTGGTGTTGATAACATAGTTTCTAAGCCTTTAGAATTTAAAGAGAAGAATAGATTAAATAGTGTATTTTATAACTATGCTAACATAAAAAGTATTAAAAATAGAGCCGTTGATAATGGATTTTTTGAGTGTATGCATTATGTTTTTGATAATAAAGAGGAACTTTTAAAATTGGGTTTTAAAGAGTGTAAGTTAAAATTGACAAATCCTATAAACAATGAACTTAATATGTTAAGACCAACTCTGATAAATCATCTTTTAAACTCAGCATCAAGAAATATAAAAAATCAGAAAAAATCAGTAAGACTTTTTGAATTAGGCGAAGTTTTTGATGAAAATGCAAATCAAAATTTAAGCTTAGCATTTTTAATTTCTGGCTTAAATAGTGAACCAAGTCTTTTAAATGGTCCAAAAGGCGAGGATATAAGTTTTCTTAGATTTGCTACTAAAGTGCAAAATTGTATCGGAAACATAGAAATAAAAGTTAGCGATGATTTGGTGTTTTTAAATAAATTTGAACAAGGAAAAATTTATCAAAAAGGCATTCAGATAGGATATATCGGTAGGTTAGATTTAGCAATAGAACAAAAAATGGATTTACCTAAAACATATATTTGTGAGATAGAATTTAATAAACTTAAATTTGAAAAAATTATAGCCAAAGAGTATTCTAAAATGCCAAGCATTAGTAGAGATTTGAGTCTGGTTGTGCCAAATTCTATGCGTTATGAAGATATAAAAAACTGCATAAGTTCGCTAACTATACAAGATTTAAAAGAATTTATGCCTATTGACATTTATAAAGATAAAAATTTAAATGATAGTTTTAGTTTAAGTATCAAGTTTGTTTTCCAAAATATAGAAAATACATTAAAAGATGATGAAATAGCAGATAAAATGCAAGTGATATTAGATTCATTAAAAGATAAACTAAATTTGGAAATAAGATGA
- a CDS encoding XRE family transcriptional regulator, whose protein sequence is MELCKKLRICRKDAGLSQEDASRQLNISTRTLQNYEYGTQVPNLDILKNIAKLYNVSMEYFLKDEELTQKNNYDEDTIYIPYFTNAKVSAGFGEIQNDNSNDCEFLPFQKQNLRDMFKIYNVDKLYAISCIGNSMMPTINEGEKIIFQNDGSFIEGAIYVIRKENELFVKRISKSPLMLISDNAQYEPIKIKNLEEIEILGRVIGSYDIRVKNF, encoded by the coding sequence ATGGAATTATGTAAAAAACTTCGTATATGTAGAAAAGATGCGGGACTTAGCCAAGAAGATGCATCAAGACAGCTAAATATCAGCACCAGAACATTACAAAACTATGAGTATGGAACACAGGTTCCAAATTTAGACATACTTAAAAATATAGCTAAGCTCTATAATGTAAGTATGGAGTATTTTTTAAAAGATGAGGAGTTAACTCAAAAAAATAACTACGATGAAGATACTATTTATATACCTTATTTTACAAATGCGAAAGTTTCTGCAGGTTTTGGCGAGATACAAAATGATAATTCCAATGATTGCGAGTTTTTACCTTTTCAAAAACAAAATTTAAGAGATATGTTTAAAATTTATAATGTAGATAAATTATACGCAATTTCTTGCATAGGCAACTCTATGATGCCAACTATAAACGAAGGAGAGAAAATCATTTTTCAAAATGATGGAAGTTTTATAGAAGGTGCGATATATGTTATAAGAAAAGAAAATGAATTATTTGTAAAGCGTATAAGCAAATCCCCATTAATGCTTATTAGCGACAATGCTCAATATGAGCCTATAAAGATAAAAAATTTAGAAGAGATTGAAATTTTAGGAAGAGTAATAGGAAGTTATGATATAAGAGTTAAGAATTTCTAA
- a CDS encoding 4-hydroxy-3-methylbut-2-enyl diphosphate reductase, with protein sequence MKIELAKSCGFCFGVKRAIKLAENAPNSATIGELIHNKEEINRLKDNFGVKTLNSIDELSCEKKAIIRTHGITKDDLSILKQKNIDIIDATCPYVTKPQKIVEKMSDEGYDIVIFGDGNHPEVKGVKSYAKGNVYVVLSIDEIKQISLRNKVAVISQTTKKIEHFKEIVNVIMEKSKEVRVFNTICNATLLNQEAVEELAKKADVMVIIGGKNSSNTKQLFIISKQFCEDSYLIENELELNKDWFINKNICGVSAGASTPDWIIQNIIRNLEKF encoded by the coding sequence TTGAAGATTGAACTTGCTAAGAGTTGTGGTTTTTGTTTTGGAGTAAAAAGAGCTATAAAATTAGCAGAAAATGCACCAAATTCAGCAACTATAGGCGAGCTTATACACAACAAAGAAGAGATAAATAGACTTAAAGATAATTTTGGCGTAAAAACTCTTAATAGTATTGATGAATTAAGCTGTGAGAAAAAGGCGATTATAAGAACACATGGTATAACAAAAGATGATTTAAGTATATTAAAGCAAAAAAACATAGACATCATTGACGCTACTTGCCCATATGTTACAAAGCCACAAAAAATAGTAGAGAAAATGAGCGATGAAGGTTATGATATAGTTATTTTTGGAGACGGCAATCATCCAGAAGTAAAAGGTGTAAAATCATACGCTAAAGGCAATGTTTATGTTGTATTAAGCATAGATGAAATAAAACAAATATCGCTTAGAAATAAAGTAGCCGTAATTTCACAAACAACTAAAAAAATAGAACATTTTAAAGAAATTGTAAATGTTATAATGGAAAAATCAAAAGAAGTTCGTGTTTTTAATACAATTTGTAATGCAACTCTTTTAAATCAAGAAGCAGTAGAAGAACTCGCTAAAAAAGCCGATGTTATGGTAATAATTGGCGGTAAAAACTCTTCAAATACTAAACAGTTATTCATAATTTCTAAACAATTTTGCGAAGATAGTTATCTTATAGAAAATGAATTAGAATTGAATAAAGATTGGTTTATAAATAAAAATATATGTGGCGTTAGTGCCGGTGCTAGCACTCCTGATTGGATAATACAAAATATTATAAGAAATTTAGAAAAGTTTTAA
- the aroA gene encoding 3-phosphoshikimate 1-carboxyvinyltransferase — MKIIALQEPITASIDKISSDKSISHRCAIFSLLSDQKSVIKNYLKAEDTLNTLKIIEKLGAIVEYDDDFIAITPPKEIIEPNCVLECGNSGTTMRILMGFLASIDGFFVLSGDKYLNSRPMKRVGAPLSEVGAKIYGRNDGNLAPLCIKGTKLDYFKFDSKIASAQVKTALILAGLNSNGCEISEPELSRDHSEKMLISMGADISINGLNIDVKPISKPLKPLNINVANDPSSAFYFALIAAIIPNSHIILKNVILNKTRTMAYDVLRQMGVYVKFIKKESSYDDIGDIEIKYSQLNGISVSQNTSWLIDEAPALAIAFACANGKSTLRNAAELRVKECDRIAVMVDGLKTCGIDAKEFDDGFEIVGGVPNAAIIEPSGDHRIAMSFAILGLKCGMIIENSECINTSFPSFSQILRDIGVKVED; from the coding sequence ATGAAGATTATAGCTTTACAAGAGCCTATTACAGCAAGTATTGATAAAATTTCTTCTGATAAGTCAATATCACATAGATGTGCCATATTTTCACTATTAAGCGATCAAAAAAGTGTTATAAAAAACTATTTAAAGGCTGAAGATACGCTAAATACTCTTAAAATCATAGAAAAGCTTGGTGCTATTGTTGAGTATGATGATGATTTTATAGCCATAACTCCGCCAAAAGAAATAATAGAACCAAACTGTGTTTTAGAGTGTGGAAATTCTGGAACTACAATGAGAATTTTAATGGGCTTTCTTGCTAGCATAGATGGATTTTTTGTTTTAAGTGGCGATAAGTATTTAAACTCAAGACCGATGAAAAGAGTTGGTGCTCCACTTAGTGAAGTTGGAGCTAAAATTTATGGTAGAAATGATGGAAATTTAGCACCACTTTGCATAAAAGGAACAAAGCTGGATTATTTTAAATTTGATAGTAAAATAGCATCTGCACAGGTAAAAACAGCGCTTATTTTAGCTGGACTTAATTCAAATGGTTGTGAGATAAGTGAGCCTGAGTTAAGTAGAGATCATAGTGAAAAAATGCTTATATCAATGGGTGCAGATATATCTATAAATGGTTTGAATATAGATGTCAAGCCGATTTCAAAACCATTAAAACCACTAAATATAAATGTTGCAAATGATCCAAGTTCGGCATTTTATTTTGCGCTTATTGCGGCTATAATACCTAATTCTCATATAATTTTAAAAAATGTTATTTTAAATAAAACAAGAACAATGGCTTATGATGTTTTAAGACAAATGGGTGTGTATGTAAAGTTTATCAAAAAAGAAAGCTCATATGATGATATTGGGGATATAGAGATTAAATACTCGCAGTTAAACGGCATCTCAGTAAGTCAAAATACATCTTGGCTCATTGATGAAGCACCAGCCCTTGCTATAGCTTTTGCTTGTGCAAATGGAAAAAGTACTCTTAGAAATGCTGCTGAGCTTAGAGTAAAAGAGTGTGATAGAATAGCCGTTATGGTAGATGGATTAAAAACTTGTGGCATTGATGCGAAAGAGTTTGATGATGGTTTTGAAATAGTCGGCGGTGTACCAAATGCAGCAATAATAGAACCAAGTGGAGATCATAGAATAGCTATGAGCTTTGCAATTTTGGGTTTAAAATGCGGAATGATAATAGAAAATAGCGAGTGTATAAATACATCTTTTCCATCTTTTTCTCAAATTTTAAGAGATATTGGAGTTAAAGTTGAAGATTGA
- a CDS encoding histidine triad nucleotide-binding protein, whose protein sequence is MTEKTVFEKIIDGELPCNKVMEDSDFLAFHDINPKAPIHILVVPKKHFENFQEVEPAIMAKMTEFIHNVAKLLGIDKSGYRLITNCGKNAGQEVMHLHFHMISGGEFTWSDKGVNPQSTF, encoded by the coding sequence ATGACAGAAAAAACAGTATTTGAAAAGATAATTGATGGTGAGCTTCCTTGCAATAAAGTTATGGAAGATAGTGATTTTTTAGCTTTTCACGACATAAATCCAAAGGCTCCTATACATATTTTAGTAGTTCCTAAAAAACATTTTGAAAACTTTCAAGAAGTTGAACCTGCTATAATGGCAAAAATGACAGAATTTATTCACAATGTAGCAAAATTATTAGGAATAGACAAAAGCGGTTATAGACTTATAACAAATTGTGGTAAAAATGCAGGTCAAGAGGTTATGCATTTGCATTTCCATATGATTTCAGGCGGTGAATTTACATGGAGTGATAAAGGCGTAAATCCACAATCAACATTTTAG
- a CDS encoding 30S ribosomal protein S1 translates to MAEVNDKVQNDIFEDDDLDFATMLEESFKQSNDTVCNGVVVAIKGDEIFLNIGKKSEGILNSSELKNDNDKLDIKEGDEIKVVITGYRGGKPIVSHKKAIRKEKIKDFIDSYDENAENIVDVKIISKNKGGFVAQNKDGVEFFLPRSQSGFRDGNVLGKTFAAKVIKVNPQEQSIVISRRKIMEEDKKKKKEIINSILQNDDVLEGVVKKITTYGMFVDVGGVDGLVHYSEISYKGPVNPKTLYKEGDKVLVKVTKYDNEKHHLSLSIKAAMPDPWDEIEDSLDVGDTIKVLVSNIEPYGAFVDLGNDIEGFLHISEISWDKNIKNPKDFISEGQEVDVEVIEIDASDRRLRVSLKNMLPKPFDEFMSKFKEGDIVKGEITTITNFGAFIKVGSLEGLLHNEDASWDRNIKCKDMFKTGDELEVKIIKIDKENEKISLSLKDLTSSPVCEYAKQHNVGDVVTGTIRDIKDFGIFVKLQDDVEALIRNEDIGSSVDVSTLKVGDTIESVIAFIDDKKNRIRLSIKRLSKQKEREVLKEINDNDSFNLGDIIKDQLS, encoded by the coding sequence ATGGCTGAGGTGAACGATAAAGTTCAAAACGATATTTTTGAGGATGATGATTTAGATTTTGCTACGATGTTAGAAGAATCTTTTAAACAATCAAACGATACTGTATGTAACGGTGTTGTAGTTGCTATAAAAGGCGATGAGATTTTTTTAAATATAGGTAAAAAATCTGAGGGTATTTTAAATTCTAGTGAGTTAAAAAACGATAATGATAAGCTAGATATAAAAGAAGGCGACGAGATAAAAGTAGTCATAACAGGATATAGAGGTGGAAAGCCGATAGTTTCTCACAAAAAAGCTATTCGAAAAGAAAAAATAAAAGATTTTATAGATAGTTATGATGAAAATGCTGAAAATATAGTAGATGTAAAAATTATATCTAAAAATAAGGGCGGATTTGTCGCTCAAAATAAAGATGGAGTTGAGTTTTTCTTGCCTAGATCGCAAAGTGGTTTTAGAGATGGAAATGTGCTTGGTAAAACATTTGCAGCAAAAGTGATAAAAGTAAATCCACAAGAGCAAAGCATTGTTATATCAAGACGCAAGATTATGGAAGAAGACAAAAAAAAGAAAAAAGAGATAATAAATTCTATCTTACAAAATGATGATGTTTTAGAAGGAGTTGTTAAAAAAATTACAACTTATGGAATGTTTGTAGATGTTGGTGGAGTTGATGGACTTGTTCATTATAGTGAAATAAGTTACAAAGGTCCAGTTAATCCTAAAACTTTATATAAAGAAGGAGATAAGGTTTTAGTAAAAGTTACAAAATACGATAATGAGAAACATCACCTTTCTTTATCTATAAAAGCCGCTATGCCAGATCCTTGGGATGAGATAGAAGATAGTCTTGATGTCGGTGATACTATAAAAGTTCTAGTTAGCAATATAGAGCCATATGGTGCTTTTGTTGATCTTGGAAACGATATAGAAGGATTTTTGCATATAAGTGAAATTTCTTGGGATAAAAATATAAAAAATCCAAAAGATTTCATAAGCGAGGGTCAAGAGGTAGATGTTGAAGTTATCGAAATAGATGCTAGCGATAGAAGGCTTAGAGTATCTTTGAAAAATATGTTACCTAAACCATTTGATGAGTTTATGTCAAAATTTAAAGAAGGCGACATAGTAAAAGGAGAGATAACTACTATTACAAATTTTGGTGCTTTTATAAAAGTAGGCTCACTTGAAGGACTTTTGCATAACGAAGATGCATCTTGGGATAGAAACATAAAATGTAAAGATATGTTTAAAACCGGAGATGAATTAGAAGTAAAAATTATAAAAATAGATAAAGAAAATGAAAAAATATCTCTTTCTTTAAAAGATTTAACAAGTAGCCCGGTTTGTGAATATGCAAAACAACACAATGTTGGAGATGTTGTTACTGGAACCATAAGAGATATTAAGGATTTTGGAATATTTGTAAAATTACAAGACGATGTTGAAGCTCTTATAAGAAATGAAGATATAGGTTCTAGTGTTGATGTTTCTACTCTAAAAGTTGGCGATACTATAGAATCTGTAATAGCTTTTATAGATGATAAAAAAAATAGAATTAGGCTTAGCATAAAGCGTCTTTCTAAACAAAAAGAAAGAGAAGTTTTAAAAGAAATAAATGATAATGATAGTTTTAATTTAGGCGATATCATAAAAGATCAACTATCTTAA